From a single Vibrio toranzoniae genomic region:
- the yeiP gene encoding elongation factor P-like protein EfpL has translation MPRASEIKKGFAINVDGKTILVKDIEVTTPGGRGGQKIYRFRGSDVATGVKTEVRHKADEIVETIDVTKRAVMFSYVDGNEYIFMDNEDYTQFIFNGETIEDELMFINEDTQGLYAILIDGNAATLELPTSVELIIEETDPSIKGASASARTKPARLSTGLTVQVPEYIATGDKVVVNTAERKYMNRAS, from the coding sequence ATGCCTAGAGCAAGTGAAATTAAGAAAGGCTTTGCGATCAACGTTGATGGCAAAACAATACTGGTTAAAGATATCGAAGTAACGACACCTGGTGGCCGTGGCGGTCAAAAGATTTACCGCTTCCGTGGTAGCGATGTAGCAACTGGCGTTAAAACAGAAGTTCGTCACAAGGCTGACGAAATTGTTGAAACTATCGACGTTACTAAGCGCGCAGTCATGTTCTCTTACGTAGATGGTAACGAGTACATTTTCATGGATAACGAAGATTACACGCAATTCATCTTCAACGGTGAAACTATCGAAGACGAACTAATGTTCATCAACGAAGACACTCAAGGCCTGTACGCGATCCTTATCGACGGCAACGCTGCGACTCTAGAGCTACCAACTTCAGTTGAGCTTATTATCGAAGAAACTGACCCTTCAATCAAAGGGGCATCTGCTTCTGCTCGTACTAAGCCAGCTCGTCTGTCTACAGGCCTTACTGTTCAAGTTCCTGAGTACATCGCAACTGGCGACAAAGTTGTTGTGAACACAGCTGAACGTAAATACATGAACCGCGCAAGCTAA